The genomic window AATACTTGGGGATAAGTGATGATGTAGTATTTTGGTTGTCCAATATACAACTACATATTGTAATTTTTTTTGTGGCTTTGGTATGTTGTTTTGATAAAAAACAAAAAAAATTTAAAAAAAGTCTTGAAATTATTAAAAATCCTGATACAATTGTAATTGCATTTATATAATAAATTAATAATAAATATGAACAAATATACAAACATACAAGCTATGATCAACAAACAAAGATCGTGAGACGAAAATATATGAAGACTGATAGTGTTTGCTATCACAATTATAATAGCAGTATGAGTACTAGGTTTGCTAGGGTACTTTTATACTCAGTATCAAGAAGAAGCTAGAGTAATGTCAGTGATGAGTAGTTCATCAAGTACACCAACTGATCTTCTAGGTATAGATTACTGTGATGATACTGATGATGGTGCAGGTATAGAATATGATGCAGTACAGTGAGAATATGCAGTAAGTTGTTGAGACAGTGGAACCGAAGGTAGTTTTGAATGGGATGAGTATTGACAATTGAACAATATTGGTGATGATTCAAACTGGAGTGTAAGTTCTCTTAGTGGTGATGTTCAATTCTATGAGGTACAACAATAATAAATCTTAACCAAAATGTCAAAACTTCCAGTACTATAGTGCTGGAAGTTTTTTGTTGAGCAAAAAATTTTTTGAGTTGACTTTGAAGATTTGTGTAGTCAGTAGTTTAAGATTTTTCTATTGAAACATTAGCAAAAATATATATACTTGGCGGATTTTGATTTTTTAAATTTATTAAAGATGGAAGAGCAGTATAAAAATTTTAAACAAATACTGGTCAAAAAAAGATGCTGAGCAACAACTGAAATTTGAAAATTTATTACTTTTTTTATGACAACTGTTATATGAGTTAGTTTTTTGTCAATTTTGGCTTATTACTACTATTCATACAGGGAGGAAACTACCGTAGTATCAGTTCTGTCAGATAGTAGATCTACTCCTCAGCAGCTACAAGGTATTTGACTTTGTGATTCCGTATGATCTGGTGCAGGCATAGAACACGAATGAATACACAACTCTTATGCAGTTGCTTGTGGTGACAATTATGAAATTTCAAATTGGGATGATTTTGTAAACAATTATAGAGAAATTTCTAAATTGTGAGAAGATCCTTCTTGGGCAAGTTCTTTGTCTTGAGACCAGATAGTAGAATATGCAGTTCATAACTAATTTTAGCAGAAGTTTGTGCATGATAAATATTTAATTTCTGGATTTGTTGAGTTGCTTTTTAAAGTTTGATTTTTTTATTTGAATTTTTTTGTGATTGACAATGTCTCAGAAAAGATTATACTTTGTTTTTAAGATAATAATTCTTTTATGAAAAATATATCAAACATAGAATCTATCCAAATTGAATTTTTACAAGAGAAGTTTTGATTACCTTCTGGAGTGTGAGTAGATTTTGACTACTTGAGAAAAGTATATCAAGAAATAATAGATAGAAACCGCAATCCTGTGGTAATTACATCAAATCATGGTGATATAATTTTTATTAATAGTTGGCTTAAAGATTATATTGGATGACAAATATCTGATGTGTTGACTATTTCTGATATACAGAATCCCGAAAATCTTAGAAAAGATATAATAAAAAATAAAGACAACGAACAAATCTGAATAAGATGTAAGAAAAGGTAGCGTTGTTAAAAAATTATCAGTAATAGAACTTTTCAATAACTTCATAAGGAGTTTTATTATCTAGTCATTTATGTGGCTTTACAGTGTTATATCGATTTACAAATCTTTTTAAAGACATTTTTCTATGTTCTGATGACTTAAAAACTTCCTTACTGTGCCACATATCGATTAATGTTCTTATAACCCTCTCTGCTTTTCAATTTGTTCTTGGTGTTCTAACTTTTGTAAATTTTTGCTTTATTCAGCTTTTTACACACTCTTTAACAAATTCATGTTTATCATTTCATTTGTACTCAACTCAATTATCTGAGTACACACACTCAATAGTGTAAGGACATTCATCTATTACCTGTCTAAGAAACATAGACGAAGATACTTGTGTCTTATCTTGCATTATAGCTACATAAAGTTCTCTAGAATAGTCGTCTATTCATACAAATAAGTATTCAGACTTTTTGTTTGCTGCTCATCTTATAAGAGGTAGTTTTTTTGTGTCAAAATGCATCATTTCTCAAGGGTAGTTTTTATTGTATCTTCTAGCTTCTTTGTTTTTCTTTTCTATTATCTTAGATTCTATTTTAGCTAATCTAAGTAATCATCGCCTAATGTTTCTAAATCTATTATTGATAGAATTTCTTGGTAAAAACTCTTGAGTTCTTGCTCTCTTTATTATCTTGTATATGGTAGGCAATGATACATTGAACTTAATATGTAAATCCTTAGGCTTCATTCATCTTTTATAGTATTCCCAGACCTCTTTTCTCTGGAGTGGTGTTAGTCTTGTATTTTTATGTATATTCATTACATAGTTTGTTATCAAATAAATAGTATTTTGTATACACATTATTTTTAACAACGCTATATAATCTTACAAATAAGATATACAATAGATGATATTACAAAATCACAATTTGTAAGTAATAAGATTTCTCAACTGTCCCAAAAAATATTATCTGCAGATTTTGATATAAATGAATTTGCAGAAATAATACTAGATGGTGTAATGCAGATAACTCACTGAAAAATTGCTTATATATGACAGGTAGAGGACGGAAAACTCATAATAAATGCATTTACCAAAGCGGTTTGGAATGAGTGTGGACTTTGGGATAAAAATACAGATACAAATGTACAGATAGAAAAGCCTTGATGATTGCTGTCTTTGCCATTCAACAATAAACAATGATTTTATACAAATGATGCACCAAATCACCCAGATTCTACCGGAGTTCCATGTGGGCATGTCAAGATACAAAATTTCTTGTGTGCTGTTGCAAAATCCCAGTGAAAAGAAGATGATATTGTATGACAAATAGGTGTAGCAAATACTCCTAATGATTTTGATGAGGCGGATTTGGAACTTATCCAGCAGTTTGCAAATATTTTTTGACTTGCTATAGAAAAGCATAAAAGAGAAAAACAACAAAAAAAACAGCTAGAATTCCAAAAATATCTTACAGAAATATGAAGCTCTTTTTTGTATATACAGTCAGAAGCTGAATTTAGAAGCCAACTAGAAAATGCTTTGTTGCTTATGAAAAATTTTTTTCAAACAGATCAGGTTTATCTTTTTGAGATGAATACTGATGATAGTTGTGTAAACACCTTTAATAGTATTTGACATATTAATATAAATGGCTCAGTACCAGAAAGTTTGTCATTTCATCAATTCAAAAATTTTTTTGAAAATATAAGAAATTGAAATCATGTTTTGTATTCCAATGTAGATGAGATGGAGGATATACCAGAAAAAAAGGATTTACAGCAAAGAGGTATTAAAACATTTATAGCATTTCCTATAATGCAGTGAGATGATTTTTTTGGTTTTTTCTGACTCAATACTACCAATGAGTTCAAGAAATGGACTGATTCAGACTTATTAAGATTGAAGACATTTTCTGCATTAATTACCAATGCTTTCCAAAAACATAACTTGGAAAAATCCATGCTTGAGGCAAAAAGACAAGCAGAAGATGCCAACCAAGCAAAATCAAAATTTCTTGCTAATATGTCACACGAAATAAGAACACCTATAAATGTAATTTATGGAATTTTAGATGAACTAACTCAATGAAATGTTGATGAGCATACATCAAAATTTTATAAAGAACAATTAGAAGAACAAAAAAGAAAACTTTTGTGAATTATAGATGATATTCTGGATATCTCAAAAATAGAGGCAAACGAAATTGATTATGAACCCGAGAAGGTAAATATAACATATTTAATCTCTTCTATTGTCTCTTTACAAAAATTTTCAAACAATAAAAATATAGATATATCTTGTCATATAGATCCTTTGTTGGAAGATGAGTATTTTTGGGGTGACACTCAAAAAATTTCTCAAGTAATAACTAATCTTGTGAATAATGCAGTAAAATTTACAAGTGAATGATGTGTACAAGTGTCTATAAACCAAATTGAAGAATCTCAAGACTCCAAAAAAATTCAAATAGATGTAGAAGATACTTGAATATGAATCCCAAGTGACCAGCTTGATCAAGTATTTGAAAATTTTGTACAAACAAATCATCCATCAGTTTGATATTGATGAACTTGATTAGGTCTTGCAATCACCAAAAATTTAGTAGAAATTATGTGATGAGAAATAACAGTCTCTAGTCAACAATGAAGTTGAAGCTGTTTTAGTGTTGTTTTGCCTTTCCAAAAAACAGGAGAGTCAGCAGAATCAGCATATTTGCCTGAACCTGTTCAAGAATCAGAAGAAAAAAGTGTTGAGTATTACCAGCAGTTCAAAGTACTAATAGTTGAAGATGAGCCTATAAATCAAATGTTGTTGAAAAGTATTTTAGAACAAAGATGATATCAGGTAGTTGCTGCTGATGATGGTGAACAAGCGTTGGATATATATCAAAAAGGAGACTTTGATATTATAATTACAGATATTCAAATGCCTTGAATGTCTTGAGATGAACTAGTAGAAGAGATCAAACAAAATTCAAATATTCCTGTGATAGCTTTGTCAGCATTTGCTACTAGTGAAGAAGTAGAAAAGTTTAAAAGAAAATGATTTAATCACTATCTAACAAAACCAACAGAAAAAGCTGATATTTATAGAGTGTTAGATTGGTTTTTGGAGGATAAAGCTTAATTTTTTGAGTTTTTTACTAAAATGTTTTGATAATTTATTTGAATTTCAAGAAAATATTGTTATTATGATATAAGTTTAACCTTATTAAACCAAAAATGTTGCACTATATCACTTGAAAAGTACTAGAAACCAATAAGAAAAAAATTATAAAAAACGATTTTTTTGGAGTAGAGGCTGTGTATTTGTGAGAAAAAACATCTTGAGATTTTTTACTGTATCCTCATTTTGATCAGAATCATTCAACTTACTTTTATTATGCTTTTGATAATTTTGAACAAAAAGATTTTTTCACACTATCAATGAAGCTACCTTGAGTATGAGCCAAAACAGCATATTTGATAAGTATGCAAAACCAAGAAAATCTCAAAAATGCAATAGAAAATTATGATCTAAAATTTTTTCAAAATATACCTTGAATCTGAACAAAAACTGCAAGAAGAATAATTGTAGAACTCAAGTCATCAATAGAGTCAAAAGACCTTTCAAAGCTTGATATAGATGAAAAATTGTACAATGATATAATAAAAACTTTAAAACCTTATTGATTTGATACAGAAAAAGTAAAAGTATTGCTTTCAGAATGTGATATAAAACTTGAGAAAAGCAAGATTAATGAAATTATTAAGTGGTTGCTTGACAACTACAATTAGATTGACTAAAAATATCCAATCAAATTTCCAATTTACAGGCTTGATTTTTATGTTTTTTTTGATAAAAATAAGTATTTATAATTAAATCTACTGATGTTCAATCATTGAATACTTGGTATGAATGCAAGAAACCTTTTGTACATAAAAAAATTCAATCCCAAAAAAGCAATCCGTCTTGCAGACAACAAGATAAAAACCAAGAATTTCTTTCAAGAAAGAGGAATACCTGTGCCAGAAACTTATGCAGTTATCAACAATCGTAATGAATTATACAATTTTGATTTTGCATCTCTTCCAAAGAAAAATTTTGTAGTAAAACCCAACAAATGAAGTAAATGAAGGTGAATTTTTGTAACAAAGCTTTTGGAAGATTTGCCAGAATGATATTCTGTTCAGCAAAATACAAAATGTTTTTTTGAAAAATACTTGGGGATCAAAAAATCTAGTGATTACAATTATTATTATAAAACAGGAGGTGAAGTTGTAAATGATGATGTGTATAGAAGATATCTTGTAGACATATTGGATGGTAAGCATTCTATGACACTTTGAGGAGACAAAATTCTTATAGAAGAAAAACTATCTCCTGGAGATAATTTCAAAAGGTTTTGTCAGTATTGACTAGCTGATATAAGAGTGATAGTATTCAACCTTATACCAGTTGCTGCAATGGTTAGAGTGCCAACGATAGAATCTTGATGAAAAGCTAATCTTGCACAGTGATGAATATGATTTTGAGTAGAAGTAGGTTCTGGGAAAATCAAATCTATGTACTACAAATGACAAATTTTCAAGAAAAAATTTCCTTGAGCTTTTGAAGATTTTCAAAACAAAAAATTGCCATTTTGGAATGATATATTATTATATAGTTCAAAAATTCAGTATTTTGTAAATCTTGGTTATCTTGCTCTTGATTGGGTAGCAGTCAAGGACCAACCAAAACTTTTGGAAGTAAATGCTAAAGCTGGTTTGGAAGTACAAACAGCCAGTGTCTTGTGACTTAGAAAAAGGCTTGAAAAAATTTCTGATGTTAGTGTAAATAGCCCAGAAAAATGAGTAGAAATATCTAAAAGTCTTTTTAACTCTTCAAGATGAAATCTTGTGGCAATGTGAAAAGTTTTGTATTTGAGTCAAAAAGCTAATATTATCTTGGAGTCAGAAGAATGAGACCAACAAATACCTGTAGTGGTAAGAGTAGATATTAAAAAAGAGAAAAATTATATATCATCCAATCTTTATGAAACTGTCCAAGAACATAATCTTTGAGATACGGTTTTGGATATATATGAAAGCGAGATTAGGTTAAAAAACCCAGTTTTTCAGTGTTCGGATAAACTCAAAAAAAATGAGATAGTTTTGTGACATCCTTCTGTAAGTGAATTTTATATCAAACCAATTCACAATGTTATTGATGAAATAAATATTATTAGCGACAAAAACATACTAGATGAAGAGAAAGAATATTTGTATACTATAGATCAACAACTCAAAAAAATTCAATCAAAATTGAATATTACAAAACTGCTAAAACCAATAAATTATTTGGATGAGCTTGACAATTTTATTACTTGGAATTGAAATTATAATCCAAAATTTGTATACGATTGGCCAAGTACTGATAGATTGCAAGAAATAGAAGATTGGTTAAAAAAACTAAAGGAAAATTATTTCAATGAAAACTTTTGATTGAAAAGTAATTTTGCTTGATTGTTCGAAGAAAAAATAAACGAGCTTGAAATTGTTTTGAATCTTATAAATTCTTATAAAAGAGAAAAGTATTCTGATATACTCAAATATAATGAAATGCTATACTGAAAAATGGAGGATGAAATACTTCAACTTTCCAAACAAAAAATATTTATGGATGAGCCATCAGACGATGAAGTTTTATGAGAGTATCTAACTTTCTCTCAAACAAAAAAAATAATAAAAAAATATCTAGATGAAAGATGAATTACTGGAGTAAGAATACAAGTTGATCCTTCTTCTTATGCTAGAATTTCAATTGTTAGATGAAAAAAAATTACCATAAAACTTTCTGGGCATGCCAAATTTAGGCAAAAAGAGATATACTCAACACTTGCTCATGAGATTGATGTTCATCTTAGAAGATATCTTAACTGACTAAAAACTTGATGGAATATTCTTGCCAATTGAACTTGATTTTATATAAAAGATGAAGAATGACTTGCTGTATATAAAAGTATAGAAAATTTACCTGAAGATTATTTTAAAGTTTGAATATACAAAAAGTATTATCTTCTGAATCAAGCTCAGAAACATTCATTTTCTAGACTTGTAGATATGATTAGATGATTGGAAAATAGAACTTTGAATTGAGCATTCAAAACTGCATTGAGAGCAAAAAAATGAGTTCAAAATACTTGATTTGTTGACTGATGAGCTATTTTTATGAAAGACAAGATATATCTTGATTGATATATGAAAATAAAAGATTGGATAGAAAACTGATGAGATGTAGAGCAGTTCATGAAATGAAAAATAAAAATAGATGATATGAGTAAGATTTTTTAGAAGTTTGTTTCAAATTTTAAATTGTAAAAAATCTATAGTATAATTTATTTATTTATGATTTTTGTGATATATTTGATTGGAATTGCTTTAGATTTCTCAAAATATAAATAATATCTTGAAATTAAATCCAAACTCATTATCAAGTTAGTAATAATTTATATTTTTAGTAAATTTATGGATAAGTATATAAGTTTGTTTTTGAATATCAATAATTTTGTGCCTAATTCATATCAACTGGATGCAATATCAAATATGGTAGACAATAAAGATAAAAATGTTTACTTTTTTTGTTCAAACAAATTTATTTTTGAGGGAATACACAAATATTTATCAGACAGAATTTCTCCTGAGGACCTGATATATTATTGAGATGTAAATGGTCCAGATTATATATATTCGCAACAATCAAACCTTGAAATAGTTTATTATATACTTGAAAGTATTGATAAAAATCCAAACGATCGAAAAAACTGATTAATTTTTGTTGATAAAATCTCTTATGACTTTTTTGCAAAATCCAATAAAGAAAATCAGCTACAAGAAAAACTAACTCACATAAACTCAAAAATTTGTTGTATCTAACTTGAAATTTTATTAAAAAAACTTATAGTTGAGTAACTTTAAATTTAATATTGACTTGATGTACAAAGTATGATGATTTGGTGAATATTCTTATCAACAGCAAGAAGTATTAAATAAAATAATTTCTATTATAGAAAAAAATTATAAAAATTTTGGTTATCAAAATATTGATACTCCTGCAGTAGAAAGAAACTCAATACTTTTATCAAAGTGATGAGAAGAAACTTCCAAACAAATTTTTGGTCTTTATTGACTTGCTCAAGGTGGTTCAGACTTAAAAGATTATAGTCTTCGTTTTGATCTAACTATTCCTTTTGCAAGATATGTACTGGACTGGAAAGATAAAATTCCTTTTCCGTTCAAAAGATATCAAATAGATAAAGTGCGAAGAGGAGAAAGACAACAAAAAGGTAGATTCAAAGAATTTATTCAAGCAGATGTAGATATCATCTGGGATGATGATAAATTTAATAATGTTCTTTACTATGATGCAGAAGTTGTATTTCTTTTGTATAAAAATTTATCTGATATTATGCAGTCTTTTTGTTTGGAAAATACTCCAGTATTATTTGTTAATGACAAAAGAATAATAGATTGATTTTTGGATTCAGTTATTGGAGATGATTCTGATAAAAAACAAAAAATGATTGATTTGATTGATAAGTCTGAAAAAATATCCAAACAAAAATTTTTTGAGCTTGCAGGGCAATTATGCATATCCGAAGAATATGTTCAAAAAATTTATAATTTTATATCAAGACAGGTTACATACAAAGATTTAGATTATATTAGTACCGAATTTTCAAATGATGTTTTTGCTGAATGAATAAACTCTCTCAAGCTATTTTTATCAAATTTCAATAATATATGAGAAAAATTTGAAATAGATCCAAAAATTGTTATAGATTTTTCTATAGTAAGGTGACTGGATTATTATACTTGAATAGTATTTGAAACATTCTTGGATAAAAATAAGTCCACATCCAGTGTTGCTTCAGGATGAAGGTATGAAAATCTTACTTATTATCTGGATCCCAAAACCAACTTTTCTTGAGTTTGATGAAGTATATGAGTAAGTAGACTTTTTGATTTTATAAAAGATAGTATTAATTCACAAGGTCATAATAATATAGATTATTTTTTTATCAATTTTGAAGATACTTTTCCTGATGTTGTATCTCTTGCTTACAAATTTATTCAAGATTGATATAAAGTAGAAATATATCCAGTTTGTGATAAACTCAAAAAACAAATGCAGCTAGCCAACAGAAAAAATGCCAAAAATGTTGTTATTATGTGAGAAAAAGAAAAATTAAACTGAGTATATACAATAAAAGAAATGAGTTCTTGAGAAGAAAAAATTTATAATATATAATAAAAAATGGAATTAAAAGAATTATATGAGTCATGACTACATGAAATATTGGAAAATATAGACTATTCATGAGCTTATACAGTCAAAAGAGAAATTTCCGAAGGGATAGCTATGGTTTTGGATGCTAAAAAACTTTCTAATGTTTATGTAGTAGAAAGAAGTTTGACACTTACCAAAACTGATGAAGAATCTTCTTTATGAAGTTTTTTTATTTTGTATACTATACAAGGCGACTCAATTGAATGTCATTATCTAAGTCCAGATAGTATTGCTATGTTTGATGATATTATTGTTTGATTTAGTACATATGAAACATCAAACTGAGTTTTTTATGAAAACTTTCTAGTTGATAATCAAGAATGAAAGATATATACTTTTGAAAATATTTTTAGGTTTGATAAAGAGTTTGCCAATTTAGTATTAAGGTGAGATGAGGTAGTATCGGAAGTATATAGATTTGATGATTAT from Candidatus Absconditicoccus praedator includes these protein-coding regions:
- a CDS encoding integrase core domain-containing protein is translated as MNIHKNTRLTPLQRKEVWEYYKRGMKPKDLHIKFNVSLPTIYKIIKRARTQEFLPRNSINNRFRNIRRGLLRLAKIESKIIEKKNKEARRYNKNYPGEMMHFDTKKLPLIRGAANKKSEYLFVGIDDYSRELYVAIMQDKTQVSSSMFLRQVIDECPYTIECVYSDNGVEYKGNDKHEFVKECVKSGIKQKFTKVRTPRTNGKAERVIRTLIDMWHSKEVFKSSEHRKMSLKRFVNRYNTVKPHKGLDNKTPYEVIEKFYYG
- a CDS encoding GAF domain-containing hybrid sensor histidine kinase/response regulator, producing the protein MQITHGKIAYIGQVEDGKLIINAFTKAVWNECGLWDKNTDTNVQIEKPGGLLSLPFNNKQGFYTNDAPNHPDSTGVPCGHVKIQNFLCAVAKSQGKEDDIVGQIGVANTPNDFDEADLELIQQFANIFGLAIEKHKREKQQKKQLEFQKYLTEIGSSFLYIQSEAEFRSQLENALLLMKNFFQTDQVYLFEMNTDDSCVNTFNSIGHININGSVPESLSFHQFKNFFENIRNGNHVLYSNVDEMEDIPEKKDLQQRGIKTFIAFPIMQGDDFFGFFGLNTTNEFKKWTDSDLLRLKTFSALITNAFQKHNLEKSMLEAKRQAEDANQAKSKFLANMSHEIRTPINVIYGILDELTQGNVDEHTSKFYKEQLEEQKRKLLGIIDDILDISKIEANEIDYEPEKVNITYLISSIVSLQKFSNNKNIDISCHIDPLLEDEYFWGDTQKISQVITNLVNNAVKFTSEGCVQVSINQIEESQDSKKIQIDVEDTGIGIPSDQLDQVFENFVQTNHPSVGYGGTGLGLAITKNLVEIMGGEITVSSQQGSGSCFSVVLPFQKTGESAESAYLPEPVQESEEKSVEYYQQFKVLIVEDEPINQMLLKSILEQRGYQVVAADDGEQALDIYQKGDFDIIITDIQMPGMSGDELVEEIKQNSNIPVIALSAFATSEEVEKFKRKGFNHYLTKPTEKADIYRVLDWFLEDKA
- a CDS encoding tyrosine/phenylalanine carboxypeptidase domain-containing protein, with the protein product MFNHGILGMNARNLLYIKKFNPKKAIRLADNKIKTKNFFQERGIPVPETYAVINNRNELYNFDFASLPKKNFVVKPNKGSKGRGIFVTKLLEDLPEGYSVQQNTKCFFEKYLGIKKSSDYNYYYKTGGEVVNDDVYRRYLVDILDGKHSMTLGGDKILIEEKLSPGDNFKRFCQYGLADIRVIVFNLIPVAAMVRVPTIESGGKANLAQGGIGFGVEVGSGKIKSMYYKGQIFKKKFPGAFEDFQNKKLPFWNDILLYSSKIQYFVNLGYLALDWVAVKDQPKLLEVNAKAGLEVQTASVLGLRKRLEKISDVSVNSPEKGVEISKSLFNSSRGNLVAMGKVLYLSQKANIILESEEGDQQIPVVVRVDIKKEKNYISSNLYETVQEHNLGDTVLDIYESEIRLKNPVFQCSDKLKKNEIVLGHPSVSEFYIKPIHNVIDEINIISDKNILDEEKEYLYTIDQQLKKIQSKLNITKLLKPINYLDELDNFITWNGNYNPKFVYDWPSTDRLQEIEDWLKKLKENYFNENFGLKSNFAGLFEEKINELEIVLNLINSYKREKYSDILKYNEMLYGKMEDEILQLSKQKIFMDEPSDDEVLGEYLTFSQTKKIIKKYLDERGITGVRIQVDPSSYARISIVRGKKITIKLSGHAKFRQKEIYSTLAHEIDVHLRRYLNGLKTGWNILANGTGFYIKDEEGLAVYKSIENLPEDYFKVGIYKKYYLLNQAQKHSFSRLVDMIRGLENRTLNGAFKTALRAKKGVQNTGFVDGGAIFMKDKIYLDGYMKIKDWIENGGDVEQFMKGKIKIDDMSKIF
- the hisS gene encoding histidine--tRNA ligase gives rise to the protein MYKVGGFGEYSYQQQEVLNKIISIIEKNYKNFGYQNIDTPAVERNSILLSKGGEETSKQIFGLYGLAQGGSDLKDYSLRFDLTIPFARYVLDWKDKIPFPFKRYQIDKVRRGERQQKGRFKEFIQADVDIIWDDDKFNNVLYYDAEVVFLLYKNLSDIMQSFCLENTPVLFVNDKRIIDGFLDSVIGDDSDKKQKMIDLIDKSEKISKQKFFELAGQLCISEEYVQKIYNFISRQVTYKDLDYISTEFSNDVFAEGINSLKLFLSNFNNIGEKFEIDPKIVIDFSIVRGLDYYTGIVFETFLDKNKSTSSVASGGRYENLTYYLDPKTNFSGVGGSIGVSRLFDFIKDSINSQGHNNIDYFFINFEDTFPDVVSLAYKFIQDGYKVEIYPVCDKLKKQMQLANRKNAKNVVIMGEKEKLNGVYTIKEMSSGEEKIYNI
- the ruvA gene encoding Holliday junction branch migration protein RuvA, which encodes MLHYITGKVLETNKKKIIKNDFFGVEAVYLGEKTSGDFLLYPHFDQNHSTYFYYAFDNFEQKDFFTLSMKLPGVGAKTAYLISMQNQENLKNAIENYDLKFFQNIPGIGTKTARRIIVELKSSIESKDLSKLDIDEKLYNDIIKTLKPYGFDTEKVKVLLSECDIKLEKSKINEIIKWLLDNYN